Proteins found in one Streptomyces sp. NBC_00461 genomic segment:
- a CDS encoding MFS transporter, whose translation MTASTVQTAAAPAGAGQRLGIVLAACCLGQFMNVLDASVVNVALPVIAEELRLDRHHLQLVNNAYTVVVCGFLLLGGRLADLFGQRRVFLAGVGLFTLASAVGGAAHSPATLILARAFQGLGAAVMAPATLTVLGTTFTRPEARARAFGWWSGVSGAAGAIGVLAGGAITEWLSWRWTLLINVPIGIALFVTVCCAVPRGPHRVGPRPGLDLPGAVAVTLGLMAVVCAVAEAHTYGWASPVVLVPLVGGVALLALFVLIQARLAAHPLVPLGVFRIRSVAAANLVAFFGVAALFSTFYFFTLLLQNVLGYSPVRTGLSYLPLSAGIALGGWGVSSLVPRIGPRPVLMSGLSLSCLGLLWLARADAHATYVADLLGPALLLGFGMGAVLNATTNAATAGLPVHQAGLGSGLLNATRQLGSALGLVTLAALSAHRIDEASGPGPSASVQALASGYGLALTGAAAFTAAGLLAALAVPRASGQGRFQVFSRR comes from the coding sequence ATGACCGCTTCGACCGTGCAGACCGCCGCCGCGCCCGCCGGGGCCGGGCAGCGGCTCGGGATCGTCCTCGCCGCCTGCTGCCTGGGCCAGTTCATGAACGTGCTCGACGCCTCGGTGGTCAATGTGGCACTGCCCGTGATCGCCGAGGAACTGCGTCTGGACCGGCACCATCTGCAGCTGGTCAACAACGCGTACACGGTCGTCGTCTGCGGCTTCCTGCTGCTCGGCGGCCGGTTGGCCGACCTGTTCGGGCAGCGCCGCGTCTTCCTGGCCGGGGTCGGTCTGTTCACGCTCGCCAGTGCCGTCGGCGGGGCGGCCCACAGCCCCGCGACGCTGATCCTGGCCCGCGCCTTCCAGGGGCTCGGCGCCGCCGTCATGGCACCGGCCACGCTGACCGTGCTCGGCACCACGTTCACCCGGCCCGAGGCGCGGGCGCGGGCCTTCGGCTGGTGGAGCGGGGTGTCGGGGGCGGCGGGAGCGATCGGTGTGCTGGCCGGCGGCGCGATCACCGAGTGGCTGTCCTGGCGCTGGACGCTGCTGATCAACGTACCCATCGGGATCGCACTGTTCGTGACGGTCTGCTGTGCGGTGCCTCGCGGACCGCACCGCGTCGGGCCGCGCCCCGGTCTCGATCTGCCCGGCGCCGTCGCGGTCACGCTCGGTCTGATGGCGGTGGTCTGCGCGGTCGCCGAGGCGCACACCTACGGCTGGGCGTCACCGGTGGTGCTCGTCCCGCTCGTCGGCGGGGTGGCGCTGCTCGCGCTGTTCGTACTGATCCAGGCGAGGCTCGCGGCCCATCCCCTGGTGCCGCTCGGTGTCTTCCGCATCCGCTCGGTGGCCGCCGCCAACCTGGTCGCCTTCTTCGGTGTCGCCGCCCTGTTCAGCACCTTCTACTTCTTCACGCTGCTGCTGCAGAACGTGCTCGGCTACAGCCCCGTCCGCACCGGGCTGAGTTATCTGCCGCTGTCGGCGGGCATCGCGCTCGGCGGCTGGGGCGTCTCCTCGCTCGTCCCGCGCATCGGACCGCGGCCCGTGCTGATGAGCGGTCTGTCGCTGTCCTGCCTGGGCCTGCTGTGGCTGGCCCGGGCGGACGCACACGCCACCTACGTCGCGGATCTGCTCGGCCCCGCACTGCTGCTCGGCTTCGGCATGGGCGCGGTGCTCAACGCGACGACGAACGCCGCCACCGCCGGCCTGCCCGTCCACCAGGCGGGCCTCGGCTCCGGGCTGCTCAACGCCACGCGCCAACTCGGCAGCGCCCTGGGCCTGGTGACGCTGGCGGCCCTCTCGGCGCACCGCATCGACGAGGCGTCCGGCCCCGGCCCGTCGGCCTCCGTCCAGGCGCTCGCCTCCGGCTACGGCCTCGCCCTGACCGGGGCGGCCGCGTTCACGGCCGCGGGGCTGCTGGCGGCACTCGCCGTGCCCCGGGCGTCCGGTCAGGGCAGGTTCCAGGTCTTCTCAAGGCGGTGA
- a CDS encoding 2Fe-2S iron-sulfur cluster-binding protein — MAKITYLHPNGTATVVDVQAPNTVMRGAKLHNIDGIEAQCGGSAQCGTCHVYVDEDSTVPLPPMDSVEDDVLYGTACPRRDSSRLSCQLPVTEEIDGLVVRLPEAQS, encoded by the coding sequence ATGGCCAAGATCACCTACCTGCATCCCAACGGCACCGCCACCGTCGTCGACGTCCAGGCACCCAACACGGTCATGCGCGGCGCGAAGCTCCACAACATCGACGGCATCGAGGCGCAGTGCGGCGGCTCCGCCCAGTGCGGCACCTGCCATGTCTACGTCGACGAGGACAGCACCGTGCCGCTGCCGCCGATGGACTCCGTGGAGGACGACGTCCTGTACGGCACGGCCTGCCCCCGCCGGGACAGCAGCCGGCTCAGCTGCCAGTTGCCGGTCACCGAGGAAATCGACGGGCTCGTGGTGCGGCTGCCCGAGGCGCAGAGCTGA
- a CDS encoding NAD(P)/FAD-dependent oxidoreductase, with amino-acid sequence MAARGVVVIGAGQGGLDTVAALRAKGYGGPVTLVGEEPVPPYQRPPLSKGFLTGAVARAELTLRTESFFAAHDIALVSGDRAQHIEAERQRVRLASGSTLGYDKLVLATGSRPRTLPVPGMDLSGVLTLRTLADAEALRTALDGPPRQIVVLGAGFVGLELASTARVLGHDVTVVEAQRRVLARALTPQMSQWLAERHAQQGVRLLLGQEVTALHGTAAGEVAVVRLRDGRRLPADLVVVGVGALPNTQLAAEAGLLVGDGVVVDRWLRTDDRSVYAIGDCARFPSTRLGRHIRLESVQNASDQARCVAAAICGESAPYTAVPWFWSEQCALRLQMAGLIAGHDETVTVGDPDGARFSVLCFREGRLTGVESVGRPADHGIARRLLSSDTGPSPAEARTPGFDLKSYATKPSSPVPAPA; translated from the coding sequence ATGGCCGCCCGGGGAGTCGTCGTCATCGGCGCGGGACAGGGCGGTCTGGACACGGTGGCGGCACTGCGCGCCAAGGGGTACGGCGGACCGGTCACGCTGGTCGGCGAGGAGCCGGTGCCCCCGTACCAGCGGCCGCCGCTGTCCAAGGGCTTTCTGACCGGCGCCGTCGCACGCGCCGAACTGACCCTGCGCACCGAGTCGTTCTTCGCGGCACACGACATCGCCCTCGTGTCCGGCGACCGCGCGCAGCACATCGAGGCGGAGCGGCAGCGCGTCCGGCTGGCCTCGGGCAGCACGCTCGGATACGACAAGCTGGTCCTCGCCACCGGCTCCCGGCCCCGAACCCTTCCGGTGCCCGGCATGGACCTCTCCGGTGTGCTGACGCTGCGCACGCTCGCCGACGCCGAGGCCCTGCGCACCGCCCTGGACGGACCGCCCCGCCAGATCGTCGTGCTCGGCGCCGGCTTCGTCGGACTCGAACTCGCCTCCACCGCCCGCGTCCTGGGCCACGACGTCACCGTCGTCGAGGCACAGCGGCGCGTCCTCGCCCGCGCCCTCACCCCGCAGATGTCGCAGTGGCTCGCCGAACGGCATGCGCAGCAGGGCGTCCGGCTGCTGCTCGGGCAGGAGGTCACCGCCCTGCACGGGACGGCCGCGGGCGAGGTCGCCGTGGTGCGGCTGCGCGACGGGCGTCGGCTGCCCGCGGACCTCGTGGTCGTGGGCGTCGGCGCCCTGCCCAACACCCAGCTCGCCGCCGAGGCAGGGCTCCTCGTCGGTGACGGCGTCGTCGTCGACCGGTGGCTGCGGACCGACGACCGGTCCGTGTACGCGATCGGCGACTGCGCCCGTTTCCCCAGCACCCGCCTGGGGCGCCACATCCGCCTGGAGTCGGTGCAGAACGCCTCCGACCAGGCCCGGTGCGTGGCTGCCGCGATCTGCGGCGAGTCCGCCCCGTACACCGCGGTCCCCTGGTTCTGGTCCGAGCAGTGCGCGTTGCGGCTGCAGATGGCCGGACTGATCGCGGGTCACGACGAGACGGTCACCGTCGGCGATCCCGACGGGGCCCGTTTCTCCGTGCTCTGTTTCCGCGAGGGCCGGCTGACCGGCGTCGAGTCGGTGGGCAGGCCCGCCGACCACGGCATCGCTCGACGCCTCCTGTCGTCGGACACCGGCCCCTCTCCGGCCGAGGCACGCACCCCCGGCTTCGACCTCAAGTCCTATGCCACCAAGCCGAGTTCACCCGTACCGGCCCCCGCGTGA
- a CDS encoding VOC family protein: MTAFTAGSPCWADVSVPDPDAAKRFYGALLGWDFETGEERFGFYAPALKDGKNVAAVAPTQGGAPAAWNLYFATPDAQALARRIGEAGGKVVLEPTAIGDAGTMLVAADPGGAHFGAWQPGTRAGFELRGVPGTFFWPEIYTRDKADVDPFYESVFGFTGQQISEGPFDFKLWFQPDNPQPVAGRLQMGEFMPAEVPAHALVYFSVADTDETVAKVLELGGSVGREPADSPFGRSALVADDQGARFAVMGPVKDQDAAAS; this comes from the coding sequence ATGACCGCATTCACCGCAGGATCCCCTTGCTGGGCCGATGTCAGCGTCCCTGACCCCGACGCCGCGAAACGCTTCTACGGTGCGCTCCTGGGCTGGGACTTCGAGACCGGCGAGGAGCGGTTCGGCTTCTACGCGCCGGCGCTCAAGGACGGCAAGAACGTGGCGGCCGTCGCCCCGACGCAGGGCGGCGCGCCCGCCGCCTGGAACCTGTACTTCGCCACGCCCGACGCGCAGGCGCTGGCCCGCCGCATCGGGGAGGCCGGCGGCAAGGTCGTACTGGAGCCGACAGCGATCGGCGACGCCGGCACCATGCTGGTGGCGGCCGACCCGGGCGGGGCCCACTTCGGCGCGTGGCAGCCGGGCACGCGCGCCGGTTTCGAACTGCGGGGGGTGCCCGGCACGTTCTTCTGGCCGGAGATCTACACCCGCGACAAGGCCGACGTCGACCCCTTCTACGAGAGCGTGTTCGGCTTCACCGGCCAGCAGATCTCGGAGGGCCCCTTCGACTTCAAGCTGTGGTTCCAGCCGGACAACCCGCAGCCCGTCGCCGGGCGGCTGCAGATGGGCGAGTTCATGCCCGCCGAGGTCCCGGCGCACGCGCTCGTCTACTTCTCGGTGGCCGACACCGACGAGACGGTGGCGAAGGTGCTCGAACTCGGCGGCAGTGTGGGCCGTGAGCCGGCGGACAGCCCCTTCGGGCGCTCCGCCCTCGTCGCCGACGACCAAGGCGCGCGGTTCGCGGTGATGGGACCGGTCAAGGACCAGGACGCCGCCGCGAGTTGA
- a CDS encoding cytochrome P450 gives MVTALQETDVYPLPGSSYRAPAPRYAELRRTRPVVKVRTTGGVDAWLVTRYQDVRELSADPRLSRAMACGEGAPRIGGTMHTTPEMIISLDSPEHSRLRKLVAGAFTMRRIERMRDNVQKVCDELLDGIGSRGGTADLVQEFAVPLPLTVIGELLGVPSEDLRTFEKWARAFATVDERAGGKESLDGLAKLSEYIVGLIAEKRANPTDDMLSELIAARDNDDRLSEQELVTFGFTLIGAGFDTTANQLANSVLALLVDARDQWQWLREDHSRIPVAVEELLRHVNLFATDTSGFPRIAAEDIEVGGVTIRKGDAVLLALASANRDENVFTDPDRLDLAREHNPHISFGHGLHYCLGKHLGRMELVIAIEGLLTRFPDLRLAVPESELPWHVGEINHTLTSLPVVWGD, from the coding sequence ATGGTGACTGCCCTTCAGGAAACCGATGTGTACCCCCTGCCCGGTTCGTCGTACCGGGCCCCGGCACCGCGCTACGCGGAGTTGCGCAGGACCCGGCCGGTGGTCAAGGTGCGCACCACGGGCGGGGTGGATGCCTGGCTGGTGACCCGCTACCAGGACGTGCGGGAGCTGTCCGCCGATCCCCGGCTGAGCCGGGCCATGGCCTGCGGTGAGGGTGCGCCCAGGATCGGCGGCACCATGCACACCACCCCGGAGATGATCATCTCGCTCGACTCGCCCGAGCACTCCAGGCTGCGCAAGCTGGTGGCCGGGGCCTTCACGATGCGCCGGATCGAGCGCATGCGGGACAACGTGCAGAAGGTCTGCGACGAACTGCTGGACGGCATCGGGTCCCGTGGCGGCACGGCGGATCTGGTGCAGGAGTTCGCGGTGCCGCTGCCGCTGACCGTCATCGGCGAGCTGCTCGGCGTACCGTCCGAGGACCTGCGTACCTTCGAGAAGTGGGCGCGCGCCTTCGCCACCGTCGACGAGCGGGCCGGCGGAAAGGAGTCGCTCGACGGGCTCGCCAAGCTCAGCGAGTACATCGTCGGCCTCATCGCCGAGAAGCGGGCCAACCCCACCGACGACATGCTCTCCGAGCTGATCGCCGCCCGCGACAACGACGACCGGCTGAGCGAGCAGGAGCTGGTCACCTTCGGCTTCACCCTCATCGGCGCGGGCTTCGACACCACCGCCAACCAGCTCGCCAACTCCGTGCTCGCGCTCCTCGTGGACGCCCGCGACCAGTGGCAGTGGCTGCGCGAGGACCACTCCCGGATCCCTGTGGCGGTCGAGGAACTCCTGCGGCACGTCAACCTGTTCGCCACCGACACCTCCGGCTTCCCGCGAATCGCCGCCGAGGACATCGAGGTCGGCGGCGTGACCATCCGCAAGGGCGACGCGGTGCTGCTGGCTCTGGCCTCCGCCAACCGGGACGAGAACGTCTTCACCGATCCGGACCGGCTCGACCTCGCCCGCGAGCACAACCCGCACATCTCCTTCGGGCACGGTCTGCACTACTGCCTGGGCAAGCACCTGGGCCGCATGGAGCTGGTGATCGCCATCGAGGGCCTGCTGACCCGCTTCCCCGACCTGCGTCTGGCGGTGCCGGAGTCCGAACTGCCGTGGCACGTCGGCGAGATCAACCACACGCTGACCAGCCTTCCGGTGGTCTGGGGCGACTGA
- a CDS encoding hydrolase has translation MGNDPDNATGLLPAAEKLRLLAAEHAPEADRQRALAPAVVEALTEAGFARHFVAARWGGSEGSFGELTRAVLTVGEGCAATAWCASLAAYSARFAAHLPAEGHRALWGESPDTVIATGLMPAGRARAADGGWRVTGRWSYVSGIDFAGWALVCAAVPAPGGEGPGELRFFALPRDTFAVERSWDSVGMRATGSHTVVVDDVLVPQHLSFARGDMLSGRNATSELPAHNVPFQAVGGLTFIAPVVGAAAGALEAAAGLLTGRKRTVTSETKLVRASGRVDAARHFVEQNAAVLDTRSFTPELMARSERNATFSAELLQEALELLVRATGTGGLGETHALQRTWRDVTSATSHVALQYDTAARKNYSTVLLGAPDA, from the coding sequence ATGGGCAACGATCCCGACAACGCGACAGGGCTGCTTCCCGCCGCCGAGAAGCTGCGCCTGCTCGCCGCCGAGCACGCCCCCGAGGCGGACCGGCAGCGCGCGCTCGCCCCGGCGGTGGTCGAGGCACTGACCGAGGCCGGCTTCGCCCGGCACTTCGTGGCCGCCCGGTGGGGCGGCAGCGAGGGCTCGTTCGGCGAGCTGACCCGCGCCGTCCTCACCGTCGGCGAGGGCTGTGCGGCCACCGCGTGGTGCGCCTCGCTGGCCGCGTACTCGGCGCGGTTCGCGGCGCATCTGCCCGCGGAGGGTCACCGGGCGCTGTGGGGCGAGAGTCCGGACACGGTCATCGCCACGGGGCTGATGCCGGCCGGACGGGCGCGGGCCGCCGACGGTGGCTGGCGGGTGACGGGCCGCTGGAGTTACGTCAGCGGGATCGACTTCGCCGGCTGGGCGCTGGTCTGCGCCGCGGTGCCGGCGCCCGGCGGCGAGGGGCCGGGCGAGCTGCGGTTCTTCGCGCTGCCGCGGGACACGTTCGCCGTCGAGCGGTCCTGGGACAGCGTCGGCATGCGGGCCACCGGCAGCCACACCGTCGTCGTGGACGACGTCCTCGTACCGCAGCATCTGTCGTTCGCCCGCGGCGACATGCTCAGCGGGCGCAACGCGACGTCCGAACTGCCCGCCCACAACGTGCCGTTCCAGGCGGTCGGCGGGCTGACCTTCATCGCGCCGGTGGTGGGCGCGGCCGCCGGCGCCCTGGAGGCGGCGGCCGGGCTGCTGACGGGCCGCAAGCGCACCGTCACGTCGGAGACGAAGCTGGTCCGGGCGTCCGGGCGGGTCGACGCGGCCCGGCACTTCGTCGAGCAGAACGCGGCCGTCCTGGACACGAGGTCCTTCACGCCCGAGCTGATGGCGCGCAGCGAACGCAACGCCACCTTCTCGGCCGAACTCCTCCAGGAGGCACTGGAGTTGCTCGTCCGCGCCACGGGCACCGGCGGCCTCGGGGAGACGCACGCCCTGCAGCGGACCTGGCGGGACGTCACCTCGGCGACCAGCCATGTCGCCCTGCAGTACGACACCGCCGCGCGCAAGAACTACTCCACGGTGCTGCTCGGCGCACCCGACGCCTGA
- a CDS encoding SRPBCC family protein, producing MPEQTQSIPDVRKSVTVAASPEDCFRVFTEQPGQWWPPSHVLVKKERAGLAFEPGVGGRYYEWDVEGAEIAWGRVLEWEPGRRLVMTWRIDGNWQSIPDDERASEIELDIEPVDATTTRVSLAHVKLHRHGEGAEGIFRALDGPSPGETLERFAQAVARGV from the coding sequence GTGCCCGAGCAGACGCAGAGCATCCCCGACGTACGGAAGTCGGTGACCGTCGCGGCGAGTCCCGAGGACTGCTTCCGGGTGTTCACCGAGCAGCCCGGCCAGTGGTGGCCGCCGTCCCATGTGCTGGTGAAGAAGGAGCGGGCCGGGCTCGCCTTCGAACCCGGTGTGGGCGGCCGCTACTACGAGTGGGACGTGGAGGGCGCCGAGATCGCCTGGGGTCGCGTCCTGGAGTGGGAGCCGGGCCGCAGGCTCGTCATGACCTGGCGGATCGACGGCAACTGGCAGTCCATTCCGGACGACGAGCGGGCCAGCGAGATCGAGCTCGACATCGAACCGGTCGACGCCACGACGACCAGGGTGTCACTCGCGCACGTCAAGCTCCACCGGCACGGCGAGGGGGCCGAGGGGATCTTCCGCGCCCTGGACGGCCCGAGCCCCGGGGAGACCCTGGAGCGGTTCGCCCAGGCCGTCGCGCGCGGCGTCTGA
- a CDS encoding SDR family NAD(P)-dependent oxidoreductase has translation MTEAGRRVAFVTGATSGIGLAVSELLARQGVAVFGVARGEESVRTVVKRLREEGLEVSGAVCDVTSPEQVRTAVEAAVAVYGRIDILVNNAGRGGGGVTAELSDDLWLDVIDTNLNGTFRVTREVLSTGRMRDGDWGRIINIASTGGKQGVELAAPYSASKHGVVGFTKAVGKELARTGITVNAVCPGYVETPMAQRVRQGYAGHYGVSEQDIQEKFNAKIPLGRYSTPEEVAGLVGYLASDTAASITAQALNVCGGLGNY, from the coding sequence ATGACAGAAGCGGGACGACGGGTTGCCTTCGTCACGGGCGCGACCAGCGGGATCGGCCTCGCCGTGTCCGAACTGCTGGCCCGGCAGGGCGTGGCGGTGTTCGGTGTGGCGCGCGGTGAGGAGAGCGTCCGTACGGTGGTGAAGCGGCTGCGAGAGGAGGGCCTGGAGGTCTCCGGCGCGGTCTGCGACGTCACCTCGCCAGAGCAGGTGAGGACCGCCGTCGAGGCGGCGGTGGCTGTGTACGGGCGGATCGACATCCTCGTCAACAACGCGGGCCGGGGCGGCGGCGGAGTCACCGCCGAACTCTCGGACGACCTGTGGCTCGATGTGATCGACACCAATCTGAACGGCACGTTCCGGGTCACCCGCGAGGTGCTGAGCACCGGGCGGATGCGGGACGGCGACTGGGGCCGCATCATCAACATCGCCTCCACCGGCGGCAAGCAGGGCGTCGAACTGGCCGCTCCCTACTCGGCGTCCAAGCACGGTGTCGTCGGCTTCACCAAGGCCGTCGGCAAGGAACTGGCGAGGACCGGCATCACCGTCAACGCGGTGTGCCCCGGATACGTCGAGACCCCGATGGCCCAGCGGGTCCGCCAGGGCTACGCCGGCCACTACGGCGTCAGCGAGCAGGACATACAGGAGAAGTTCAACGCGAAGATCCCGCTGGGCCGTTACTCCACCCCCGAGGAGGTGGCCGGCCTGGTCGGCTACCTCGCCTCGGACACGGCCGCCTCCATCACCGCCCAGGCCCTCAACGTCTGCGGAGGCCTGGGCAACTACTGA
- a CDS encoding flavin reductase family protein: MTDTGGTLLAEPATELAAFRAAMGRFPTGVTLLTQGSGDDTIVMTLNSLTSVSLDPMLLLVSVKSDGRMRPRIVRGGGFAVNVLSEQQRDLAQEFCRPDRPAGRAAMLRLGADEGTLGHAVVPSAEAYFECELHDQHEAGDHVLLVGRVVALHDRPGEAQPLLFHRGAYAQVGAGRAA, translated from the coding sequence ATGACCGACACCGGTGGCACGCTGCTCGCCGAACCCGCAACCGAACTCGCCGCCTTCCGGGCCGCGATGGGCCGCTTCCCCACCGGGGTCACCTTGCTCACGCAGGGCAGCGGCGACGACACCATCGTCATGACCCTCAACAGCCTGACCTCGGTGTCGCTCGACCCCATGCTGCTGCTCGTCTCGGTCAAGTCGGACGGCCGGATGCGCCCGAGGATCGTGCGCGGCGGGGGCTTCGCGGTGAACGTGCTCAGCGAGCAACAGCGTGACCTGGCCCAGGAGTTCTGCCGCCCCGACCGCCCCGCCGGCCGGGCCGCGATGCTGCGCCTCGGCGCGGACGAGGGAACACTCGGCCATGCCGTGGTCCCCTCGGCCGAGGCGTACTTCGAGTGCGAGCTGCACGACCAGCACGAGGCCGGCGACCACGTCCTGCTCGTGGGCCGGGTCGTGGCCCTGCACGACCGGCCCGGCGAGGCACAGCCCCTCCTCTTCCACCGCGGCGCCTACGCGCAGGTGGGCGCGGGCAGGGCGGCATGA
- a CDS encoding MBL fold metallo-hydrolase, with amino-acid sequence MSAPALTAPTLDQVADGVYAYVQPGGGWCVNNAGLIVGGEAAVLVDTAATEARTRRLREEVERVAPGGVDLVVNTHFHGDHTFGNGQFTPRAQIVAHEGTRADSAEAGLHLRGLWPQVEWGETPLTLPTVTFQDTLTLHPGSGVRAELHHIGPAHTANDVVVWLPDRSVLFAGDVVWSGVTPYVLMGSITGSLKALEWLRALRPRTVVPGHGPVGGPELLDFTEAYLRLVHRLAVHGLRDGLTPLQAAERADLGGFATLVDAERLVGNLHRAYAEQRGLSPGERLDVVESFKEMVAYQGGLPQCHA; translated from the coding sequence ATGAGCGCGCCCGCCCTCACGGCGCCGACGCTCGACCAGGTGGCGGACGGGGTGTACGCCTACGTGCAGCCCGGAGGCGGATGGTGTGTGAACAACGCCGGCCTGATCGTCGGCGGGGAAGCGGCCGTCCTGGTCGACACGGCGGCGACGGAGGCCCGTACGAGGCGCCTGCGCGAGGAGGTCGAACGGGTCGCTCCCGGCGGGGTCGACCTCGTGGTCAACACGCATTTCCACGGTGACCACACCTTCGGCAACGGGCAGTTCACGCCCCGCGCGCAGATCGTCGCCCATGAGGGCACCCGGGCGGACAGCGCGGAGGCGGGCCTGCATCTGCGGGGCCTGTGGCCGCAGGTGGAGTGGGGAGAGACCCCGCTGACCCTGCCGACGGTCACCTTCCAGGACACGCTGACGCTGCACCCGGGCAGCGGCGTACGGGCCGAACTGCACCACATCGGTCCCGCGCACACCGCGAACGACGTGGTCGTCTGGCTCCCGGACCGGTCGGTCCTGTTCGCCGGCGACGTGGTGTGGTCCGGCGTGACACCGTACGTCCTGATGGGCTCGATCACGGGCTCCCTGAAGGCCCTGGAGTGGCTGCGCGCGCTGCGCCCCCGCACGGTGGTCCCCGGTCACGGCCCGGTCGGCGGCCCGGAGCTGCTGGACTTCACGGAGGCGTACCTGCGTCTGGTCCACCGTCTGGCGGTGCACGGCCTCCGCGACGGCCTGACCCCCCTCCAGGCGGCCGAACGCGCCGACCTGGGAGGGTTCGCGACGCTCGTGGACGCGGAACGCCTCGTGGGCAATCTGCACAGGGCCTACGCGGAACAGCGGGGGCTGTCACCGGGGGAGCGGCTCGACGTGGTGGAGTCGTTCAAGGAGATGGTGGCGTACCAGGGCGGCCTGCCGCAGTGCCACGCATGA
- a CDS encoding nuclear transport factor 2 family protein: MSQAVQKTYAQVSGEVYAEVRTFYAWQMRRVDALDIEGFAATFTEDGEVVHAGGAVQRGRAEMLAGMRAALPRYRDIAVRHWFDHVLIEADPVDENTLHVSYYSLVTQTDREGNVVFEPTFTVEDELVRREGVLFTRRRVIHRDQPVPA, from the coding sequence GTGTCCCAGGCGGTCCAGAAAACGTACGCGCAGGTCTCCGGGGAGGTCTACGCCGAGGTCCGGACGTTCTACGCATGGCAGATGCGCCGGGTCGACGCGCTGGACATCGAGGGGTTCGCCGCGACCTTCACCGAGGACGGGGAGGTCGTGCACGCGGGAGGCGCCGTGCAGCGCGGGCGGGCGGAGATGCTCGCCGGGATGCGGGCGGCGCTGCCCCGCTACCGCGACATCGCCGTACGCCATTGGTTCGACCACGTGCTGATCGAGGCCGACCCGGTCGACGAGAACACCCTGCACGTCTCGTACTACTCGCTGGTCACCCAGACCGACCGCGAGGGCAACGTCGTGTTCGAGCCCACCTTCACGGTGGAGGACGAGCTGGTGCGTCGTGAGGGCGTGCTGTTCACCAGGCGGCGGGTGATCCACCGCGATCAGCCCGTACCGGCGTAG
- a CDS encoding pyridoxal phosphate-dependent aminotransferase: MEFRQSNKLSEVCYEIRGPVIEHANALEEAGHSVLRLNTGNPALFGFEAPEEILQDMIRMLPQAHGYTDSRGILSARRAVAQRYQTLGLEVDVDDVFLGNGISELISMAVQALVEDGDEILIPAPDFPLWTAVTTLAGGKAVHYLCDEQAEWYPDLDDMASKITDRTKAVVIINPNNPTGAVYPKEIIEGILDLARRHGLMVFADEIYDQILYDDAVHHSAAALAPDLVVLTFCGLSKTYRVAGFRSGWLVVTGPKQHARNYLEGLTMLASMRLCANAPAQYAIQAALGGRQSIHELTAPGGRLHEQRNVAWEKLNEIPGVSCVKPKGSLYAFPRIDPKVHRIHDDERFVLDLLLREKIQVVQGTGFNWPAPDHFRILTLPHADDLEAAIGRIGRFLGGYRQ, encoded by the coding sequence ATGGAGTTCCGGCAGTCGAACAAGCTCAGCGAGGTCTGTTACGAGATCCGCGGCCCGGTGATCGAGCACGCCAACGCGCTGGAGGAGGCCGGCCACAGCGTGCTGCGCCTCAACACCGGCAACCCCGCGCTGTTCGGCTTCGAGGCGCCGGAGGAGATCCTCCAGGACATGATCCGGATGCTCCCGCAGGCGCACGGCTACACGGACTCGCGCGGCATCCTCTCGGCCCGCCGGGCCGTCGCCCAGCGCTACCAGACCCTCGGCCTGGAGGTGGACGTCGACGACGTCTTCCTCGGCAACGGCATCTCCGAGCTGATCTCGATGGCCGTACAGGCGTTGGTGGAGGACGGCGACGAGATCCTGATCCCGGCCCCCGACTTCCCGCTCTGGACGGCGGTGACAACGCTCGCCGGGGGCAAGGCGGTTCACTACCTGTGCGACGAACAGGCCGAGTGGTACCCGGACCTGGACGACATGGCGTCGAAGATCACGGACCGCACGAAGGCCGTGGTCATCATCAACCCGAACAACCCCACCGGCGCGGTCTACCCGAAGGAGATCATCGAGGGCATCCTCGACCTCGCCCGCCGGCACGGCCTGATGGTCTTCGCCGACGAGATCTACGACCAGATCCTGTACGACGACGCCGTGCACCACTCGGCCGCCGCCCTCGCCCCCGACCTGGTCGTCCTCACCTTCTGCGGCCTGTCGAAGACGTACCGGGTGGCCGGCTTCCGCTCCGGCTGGCTGGTCGTCACCGGCCCGAAGCAGCACGCGCGCAACTACCTGGAGGGCCTGACCATGCTGGCCTCCATGCGGCTGTGCGCCAACGCGCCCGCCCAGTACGCCATCCAGGCCGCGCTCGGCGGCCGCCAGTCGATCCACGAACTGACCGCCCCGGGCGGGCGGCTGCACGAACAGCGCAACGTGGCCTGGGAGAAGCTCAACGAGATCCCCGGGGTGTCGTGCGTGAAGCCGAAGGGCTCGCTGTACGCGTTCCCGCGCATCGACCCCAAGGTGCACCGGATCCACGACGACGAGAGGTTCGTCCTGGACCTGCTGCTGCGGGAGAAGATCCAGGTGGTCCAGGGCACGGGCTTCAACTGGCCCGCTCCCGACCACTTCCGCATCCTCACCCTCCCCCACGCGGACGACCTGGAGGCGGCGATCGGTCGGATCGGGCGGTTCTTGGGCGGATACCGGCAGTAG